In a single window of the Enoplosus armatus isolate fEnoArm2 chromosome 15, fEnoArm2.hap1, whole genome shotgun sequence genome:
- the LOC139297885 gene encoding glutathione-specific gamma-glutamylcyclotransferase 1-like, which translates to MKPQDIIKEKSSLWIFGYGSLVWKPDFAFKRSKIGCIKGYKRRFWHGDDFYRGDKEKPGRVVTLVEDQEACTWGVAYEVADSQIEESLQYLNMREVVLGGYITEMVEFVPKEKGQAPLLTVVYIATSDNPMYLGPASDMEIAAQIAVCRGNTGHNIEYLVRLAEFMRLYCPEVEDEHLFSIEAAVLNTFHDFGGIKPPDQKPLLLRAT; encoded by the exons ATGAAACCTCAGGACATTATCAAAGAAAAGAGCAGCCTGTGGATATTTGGATATGGCTCCTTAGTGTGGAAACCTGATTTTGCCTTCAAGAGGAGCAAAATCGGCTGCATTAAAGGGTACAAAAGGCGCTTCTGGCATGGAGATGATTTTTATCGAGGGGACAAGGAAAAG CCTGGCAGAGTGGTCACACTAGTGGAGGATCAGGAG GCTTGCACATGGGGTGTGGCATACGAGGTGGCTGACTCACAGATTGAAGAGTCCCTTCAATACCTGAACATGAGAGAGGTGGTGTTGGGTGGTTACATAACAGAGATGGTGGAGTTCGTCCCTAAAGAGAAGGGCCAGGCTCCTCTATTGACTGTCGTCTACATCGCTACTTCTGACAACCCCATGTACCTCGGCCCGGCCTCGGACATGGAGATTGCTGCCCAGATTGCCGTCTGCAGGGGCAACACGGGCCACAATATCGAATATCTGGTCCGCCTGGCAGAGTTCATGAGGCTCTACTGTCCCGAGGTAGAGGATGAGCACCTCTTCTCCATTGAGGCGGCCGTTCTGAACACTTTCCATGACTTTGGAGGGATCAAACCCCCAGACCAAAAACCCCTACTGCTGAGAGCTACATAA
- the LOC139297691 gene encoding rho-related GTP-binding protein RhoV-like, with protein sequence MAQACLRHDKPNRLREELSCMLVGDGAVGKTSMIISYIFNGYNSEYRQTAFDVFTGLVHVNGIPTRIKLIDTAGQEEFGHLRSLCYAHVDVFVLCFSLVNPVSFDNVTSKWIPQIRAGNPTSPIILVGTQSDLRHNADVLIHLDQRSAKPVPFSRARRLAHRIRAHDYMECSALTQHNLKDVFDCAVFAAIKHKHKGTRSKKLSPLKRFKTFCDFGWRKIFRLI encoded by the exons ATGGCACAGGCCTGTCTGAGACATGACAAACCAAACAGACTGAGGGAAGAACTGAGCTGCATGCTGGTTGGTGATGGAGCCGTGGGGAAGACGAGCATGATCATCAGTTACATCTTCAATGGATACAACAGCGAGTACAGACAAACAGCTTTTGATGTTTTCACCG GTTTGGTTCATGTGAATGGAATTCCAACTCGTATCAAACTGATAGATACTGCTGGACAG GAGGAGTTCGGCCATCTTCGCTCCCTGTGCTATGCCCATGTGGACGTCTTCGTCCTCTGCTTCAGCCTGGTCAACCCTGTCTCCTTTGACAACGTCACCTCCAAATGGATCCCACAGATCCGTGCTGGCAACCCGACCTCTCCCATCATTCTGGTTGGGACACAGTCGGACCTTCGCCACAATGCGGACGTCCTTATTCATCTGGACCAGCGGAGCGCCAAACCAGTGCCCTTCAGCCGGGCCAGGAGGCTGGCACACAGGATCAGAGCTCATGACTACATGGAGTGTTCAGCTCTGACGCAACACAACCTCAAAGATGTGTTTGACTGTGCTGTATTCGCCGCCATCAAGCACAAGCACAAGGGCACAAGATCTAAAAAGCTCAGCCCCCTTAAACGTTTTAAGactttttgtgattttggatGGAGGAAAATCTTCAGACTCATCTGA